A stretch of DNA from Juglans microcarpa x Juglans regia isolate MS1-56 chromosome 5D, Jm3101_v1.0, whole genome shotgun sequence:
GAGGACAAAGGTCATGTTATGTTTGTAGGGGCTGATGTCAATCATCCTGGTTCAGGGAACACTACAAGTCCATCTATAGCTGCTGTTGTTGCAACCATGAACTGGCCTGCTGCAAATCGCTATGCAGCACGTGTCTGCCCACAAGACCATCGAAAGGAGAGGATTCTGAGTTTTGGGGACATGTGTCTGGAACTTGTTGAAAACTATGCTCGGCTCAACAATGTTAGGCCAGACAAGATTGTGGTCTTTCGTGATGGAGTAAGTGAGAGCCAATTTGATATGGCCCTCAATGAGGAGTTGTTAGATTTGAAGAGGGCATTCCAATCTGTAAAGTACACGCCAACTATCACACTTATTGTTGCCCAAAAGCGACACCAGACTCGTTTCTTTCCGGAAAGTGCCCGGGATAGGAGTTCCCTTGGCAATATATCTCCGGGCACAGTTGTGGACACAATAGTAGTTCATCCATTTGAGTTCGACTTCTATCTTTGTAGTCATTATGGAAGCCTTGGGACTAGCAAGCCCACGCACTACCATGTCCTATGGGATGAGCATGGGTTTACTTCTAACCATTTGCAAAAGCTCATATATGATCTCTGTTTTACCTTTGCTCGGTGCACTAAACCTGTATCGCTAGTCCCACCGGTCTATTATGCTGATCTTGTCGCTTATAGGGACGCCTCTATTTTGAGGCAATGGAGGGACATTCCCCAGCTTCAACAGCATCCACTTCCACATGTTCAACGTCATCTTCTTCGTTGTCAACATCGTCACTTGatcaaaaattcaattttttcaagttgCATCCcaatctagaaaataaaatgtattttgtttagaggCTTGCATCGGTGATCCTTGATCTCTTGCTCTTTTCTTCAGGAAGGGGTTAGGATAAACACCTTTGTTGACGATGCCCGATGCCCTCCTTTCCTAATGTGAATTGGCAAAGGAGTTTGTGCGTGAATCTAATGGGTTATGACTTATTTTCGTGTCTAGTCTATCCTCTAAAGAATCAGGGTTTGTGTGGACCATTTAGCTTTATGTTCCGTGCCTGTCCGTGTCCTCTGTGTTTCTCATGGTTCAGTATTTTGCTAGCTATTGTGTCTTTATATTTCCTCTCATGGTTCATTGTTATGTTAATGCGTCCTATATTTATGTTTCCTCTAAACAATCAGGTTGATTGTTTGTGGACCATGTGAATTCAGAGCAGTGTTCCGCTTACGTTGTGTTTTCAAGGTTCAATGTTCTGCTTTTCTGTGCTCCAGGCACGTTTTGGATCcgttttgagttttatttttcttcgtTCATAATCTTAAAGGCAACTGTGGATAATATGTAGAACCAAGAACTTTGAGCCCGTGGAATTATTAAACCAACCTTGATTCTTGATTCAGATATAAAGCATTCGAATATGATGATATAAACATGGTGGAATGGGTTACTGCTTTGAAATTAgaatttataatctaatttaggcaatatctataaaaagattttataaaaataaattcttaaatTAACTTGACTTGACGTGGTTTGTTTGTAATCACCCAAAGCTCGATAACtttgtttacttattttttGTCTCGTCTAAGTTAGAAATTGACAATCTTTTTGCATTATTTCCACATACGAAGAAATACACACTCAATCAATAGATTTCCAAACCCAAACTGtcagatttttttcaaaaagtcgaATGCGAAACTCACGGCCGCACATGTTTCCTTGTTTTATTGAATCTTTACACAAATGCTTTGATCGTTTTCATGATTTCGGATTTATTAGATTCGATTTATATCATACCTTTATCATTGGCGCGTGAGCCCATTGTGTCGATACGATCGCGTGTCAAATTTCGATTTGAATATCATtctatctgtttttttttttagacgaggATTCAAAGATAATGGAAATAAAATATCCAACCATACCAGATTCTATCAACATTAAATGAATGGAAACAACTTATAAttgttttacaatttatttttaattaattaatataatcatgccattccattaaaaataaaatttaatattataaaattaccatataaaataattataaaatatttggagGGCgatcattttccaagaaaaaaaaaatatgaacaaatGATGCATAATCTTTTTGGTTAAACTTAAGAccatttgtaaatgaaaatgaaaatatatagcaTTGAAAACCGCATGGCTGAGATCAAAATGGCGTAACTTTTGCATCGGAGTCTCTTTGCAGTTTGCACCGACTCTACCCGCGTCACCGAGGCTGCCAAAGTGCCAACGCGCATTGCACCACACGAAAGCTATATAAATGGAAGTCCCTGTACGAAAGTGCCGGCTCTTAATACTTCTAATTTTTCATTActgaaaagaagagaaaaacataGGGTAAAGCGAAAAATTCAAAGCTCTTCCTTCGTCCCAAGTCAAGAACTAGTCCCGGTTGTTCCCTCCGATTTCTTCATCACTAGGTTTTCAACATTTCCTCTCATGATCCTCtacttgattaatattattgttgtttttattttttaaatttagaacaCCTTTGCGATATTTTTTCCGATCTTGAAAATCTCTATTTTCTGTCTtgaattttcttgttcttttttctttttttatggatCGCGTTCTTGATTCATTCGAGATTATAAACTCTAACATCCTAGTTGAAACTCACCACAAGGTTTCATTCTGTTTGGATGCCATGAAACTTTTGATTGTTGGGTTAATCATCCTAGGAATGGTTGGGGGTTAAAGAGTCAGATTTATAGTAAGAATGAATTGAAACGGTCTCTTTCCCGAAGCGatgggagaaaaaaagaagtaaaatgtAATGTCTGAACTCcgatgattttctttttttgatggTTGTTGAAATAGCCAATGGCCGTTTCACTTGAATGAATTCTTCGACAAGATTTAGTTGTATGCTTCGTTATGTTTATTACGAaacatatttatgtatttaagtTGCAGATGGTGCTATTAGGTACACTAGGACCCATTTGTTGAGGCTTCGTATTTTTTAATGCAGTCCCTTCCTTTCTAGGAAAAGGAGAAAAGCATTTTACTGCTTGGAACTCATAACTGTGAGATGATTATGCATCTTGATTGGCTGTACTATTCTACAATTTGAAACTAACATGCTTATATTCTACCTATGATGTTATACTGTTGGCTACCATCCAGCACGGGAGGTTACCATTTTGGGCCAGAGTTAGGGAGATGGTGAAGTTAACCATGATAGCTCGTGTTACTGATGGCCTACCATTAGCAGAAGGACTGGATGCTGGTCGGGATCCACAAGATGAATTCTACAAGCAGCAAGCTAAATCTATATTCAAAAATTTTTCAAAGGGCCAAAATGAACCATCAAGAATGTCGATTGAAACTGGTCCTTATATATTCCagtatcctctttttttttttttttctttttttttcatttatgatatattataaatactTAGGTTCTTTATATGGATAGTACTgatattccattttttttttttttgtaactcttTCATTTAGTTTTCATTCTGTGGCGGCTTGATATCGGACTTGAGCATTCATTGTTCATTCTATAtgcttcaaattttttttctggtcaatataaggatatttttgaccAAGTAAATGATATCTTGGTACTGAGTTGGTAGTGCAATATCTCTACTCGTAAGAGTCAGGCTGTGTTTAGGTTTGCAATGTTTATGGTCTTTTAGATGTCAGAGCACAGTGTTACAATTACTGATAAAAACAAGAGGGATGTCAGAGCAGAGTGAGAGAGGAATGAAATGGAAAATTCCATAAGGGGTGTGACAAAAGCTTGTTTAGGGTGAATTTCCAGTCTATGATTTAGCCTTTGTTGGAAAGGTACTATTGCAATTTACAGCCAAACATGTAAATAAACTTGTATGCTCGATGTTATTTCACCCTTGGGTATGACCATGCAAATAGGCACTATGTAAGGTTATGGTTGGAAACAAATTATACTACTAAGATTCAACTGTTGTTGCTGGCTAGGAGGTTGGGCTCAGGGTACAGTTCATGCTACTATGATTTTGACAGTGTAGTCTAGTCTTTTTCAGAACATCTTGCTTTCTGATATGTGACAACATGCCGTTTTAGCTTTTTTGAACAATTATCAAATAACATTTAGCTTTCCTGAACAATTGGGTTCCATAAGATTATACCCTTTGCCTTGAATTCATTTGTACCTTTAACTCCTTAACACAACTATTCAGCTACATCATCGAGGGCCGTGTTTGTTACCTAACTATGTGCGATCGTtcttatccaaaaaaattagCTTTTCAGTACCTGGAAGAGCTCAAGAATGAGTTTCAGAGAGTCAACGGGGATCAAATTGAAACTGCAGCCAGACCTTATGCTTTCATTAAATTTGGTATTACTTcaatgtattttaataatattttctccTTAGAACCATTTCTATTAGTTAGAAAAAAGTTCACTAGGAATTGGTATGTGTTTGTTGCAAGATATCTCTTTCTTtgtctctaattttttttggggggctTTTCATTAGATGCATTCATACAGAAAACCAAGAAATTGTATCTGGACAGCCGCACTCAACGGAATATCTCAAAGTTGAACGATGAACTCTATGAAGTTCAGCAAATAATGACCCGGAATGTGCAGGAAGTTCTTGGTGTTGGTGAAAAGTTGGACCGTGAGTTTTTCCTTGCCTTCTTTAACTCTTACACattcttattttgaaatttctagTTTTACATGATTATATTTGTTGGAGTGTTGCCTTCTTATTCACTGTTGGGTGTGTCCTTTTGGTTAGTTCTGATCTTGAGAAGGGCCGCATGGACCATTGCGTTTGATGGTCACTTGTTTGTTTGAGTttgtagaatatattttttgaagtatCATACAATGCGATTGAGAAGCATGTGTTTGAGCTTGAGCGCCGGCTGTTCTGGGCTTCAGTTGATTTTTGTGGTTGCAGAGGGATGAGCATAAACAGAGAACatagagaaggagagagaggaataTACTGACTGAGGGTTTATGTGAGAGATGGAGACAAAAATGGAGATATGCAGTGGGATGGAGAGCTTTGTGTGAGAGGGTTATTTATATAGGTCTTTAGCAATTTCAGATGCTTAGGAAAGAGAAATTCTGAAGGACTGTTTTGTTGTAGCCTAAGTAGGAGAGTGCAATTTGACGGAGTATTACAGCATTTGGGTGACCGCACATATACAGAGGGCCATGTGCTAGGATGATAGTTAGTTGAATTTGGCTGGTTCTTAATGGGCTGGGTACTATCAGGCCTACTTATCCAATCCAAGACTCATCTTAGGCAGGAATGGTTGGGCCTGTGGgcccaataaaaaataaacacatccCAACCTTAAGGACTTGACCCCAGCCTCTATTGCATCAAGCACTTAGGTGCAACAAGTAATCCTGAAGggtaattttgattttgaataacTGCTTTGCTCACCCCCATCATTGTCCTACCCATCCCATGGGTGTTGCAACAGTTTCTTGggggacaaatttttttttttgataagtaatcaagaagttttattcatagtaataggcaaagcccaagtacccAGGAAGTATATGTGTGAAATACCTATCTATAATGTAcaacagaaagaagaaagtcatgaacattgagtccattacaaacaatagcccccacccaagaaaacaaagttttaaagaaaaaacgtttaagctcctccattgttctctcttggTTTTCGAAGCTTTTGTCATTTCGCTTccgccaaatacaccaacacatacatatagggacCATTTTTCATATTGTTGCTACTTGTGTATTTCCACGAAGACCTCTCCAGCATGCTaaaaaatccaccaatctaCCGGGCATAACCCATGATAAAC
This window harbors:
- the LOC121264355 gene encoding 25.3 kDa vesicle transport protein-like; protein product: MVKLTMIARVTDGLPLAEGLDAGRDPQDEFYKQQAKSIFKNFSKGQNEPSRMSIETGPYIFHYIIEGRVCYLTMCDRSYPKKLAFQYLEELKNEFQRVNGDQIETAARPYAFIKFDAFIQKTKKLYLDSRTQRNISKLNDELYEVQQIMTRNVQEVLGVGEKLDQVSEMSSRLTSESRIYADKARDLNRQALIRKWAPVAIVIAIVLLLFWVKNKIW